In a genomic window of Piliocolobus tephrosceles isolate RC106 chromosome 1, ASM277652v3, whole genome shotgun sequence:
- the ANGPTL3 gene encoding angiopoietin-related protein 3 — translation MFTIKLLLFIVPLVISSRIDQDNSSFDSVSPEPKSRFAMLDDVKILANGLLQLGHGLKDFVHKTKGQINDIFQKLNIFDQSFYDLSLQTSEIKEEEKELRRTTYKLQVKNEEVKNMSLELNSKLESLLEEKILLQQKVKYLEEQLTNLIQNQPETPEHPEVTSLKTFVEKQDNSIKDLLQTVEEQYKQLNQQHSQIKEIENQLRMTNIQEPTEISLSSKPRAPRTTPFLQLNEIRNVKHDGIPADCTTIYNRGEHISGMYAIRPSNSQVFHVYCDVISGSPWTLIQHRIDGSQNFNETWENYKYGFGRLDGEFWLGLEKIYSIVKQSNYVLRIELEDWKDNKHYIEYSFYLGNYETNYTLHVVKITGNVPNAIPENKDLVFSTWDHKAKGHFSCPESYSGGWWWHDECGENNLNGKYNKPRAKSKPERRRGLSWKSQNGKLYSIKSTKMLIHPTDSESFQ, via the exons ATGTTCACAATTAAGCTCCTTCTTTTTATTGTTCCTCTAGTTATTTCCTCCAGAATTGACCAAGACAATTCATCATTTGATTCTGTATCTCCAGAGCCAAAATCAAGATTTGCTATGTTAGACGATGTAAAAATTTTAGCCAATGGCCTCCTTCAGTTGGGACACGGTCTTAAAGACTTTGTCCATAAGACTAAGGGCCAAATTAATGACATATTTCAAAAACTCAACATATTTGATCAGTCTTTTTATGATCTATCACTGCAAACcagtgaaatcaaagaagaagaaaaggaattgaGAAGAACTACATATAAACTACAAGTCAAAAATGAAGAGGTAAAGAATATGTCACTTGAACTCAACTCAAAACTTGAAAGCCTCCTAGAAGAAAAAATTCTACTtcaacaaaaagtgaaatatttagaaGAGCAACTAACTAACTTAATTCAAAATCAACCTGAAACTCCAGAACATCCAGAAGTAACCTCACTTAAA ACTTTTGTAGAAAAACAAGATAATAGCATCAAAGACCTTCTCCAGACTGTGGAAGAACAATATAAACAATTAAACCAACAGCATagtcaaataaaagaaatagaaaatcag CTCAGAATGACTAATATTCAAGAACCCACAGAAATTTCTCTATCTTCCAAGCCAAGAGCACCAAGAACTACTCCCTTTCTTCAGCtgaatgaaataagaaatgtaaaacatGATG GCATTCCTGCTGATTGTACCACCATTTACAATAGAGGTGAACATATAAGTGGCATGTATGCCATCAGACCCAGCAACTCTCAAGTTTTTCATGTCTACTGTGATGTTATATCAG GTAGTCCATGGACATTAATTCAACATCGAATAGATGGATCACAAAACTTCAATGAAACGTGGGAGAACTACAAATATGGTTTTGGGAGGCTTGATG gAGAATTTTGGTTGGGCCTAGAGAAGATATACTCCATAGTGAAGCAATCTAATTACGTTTTACGAATTGAGTTGGAAGACTGGAAAGACAACAAACATTATATTGAATATTCTTTTTACTTGGGAAACTACGAAACCAACTATACGCTACATGTAGTTAAGATTACTGGCAATGTCCCCAATGCAATCCCGGAAAACAAAGATTTGGTGTTTTCTACTTGGGATCACAAAGCAAAAGGACACTTCAGCTGTCCAGAGAGTTATTCAG GAGGCTGGTGGTGGCATGATGAGTGTGGAGAAAACAACCTAAATGGTAAATATAACAAACCAAGAGCAAAATCTAAGCCAGAGCGGAGAAGAGGATTATCCTGGAAGTCTCAAAATGGAAAGTTATACTCTATAAAATCAACCAAAATGTTGATCCATCCAACAGATTCAGAAAGCTTTCAATGA